Proteins found in one Pempheris klunzingeri isolate RE-2024b chromosome 6, fPemKlu1.hap1, whole genome shotgun sequence genomic segment:
- the tie1 gene encoding tyrosine-protein kinase receptor Tie-1 isoform X1, which translates to MRIINIMRILWLLCLLDLSDAVIDLTMISTAEAISVKHFSISCINGERSPAQVVLDIKKDKKILIFPKEPSFKVQKPRNKEVVARDFRDLDNIGIFYCESTQEVPPLETVTMINNFERANFVPTHLTLTANKGETVDLSMQLLSSQKRDVTWKYNGNYNYMTHWNDMINRTAVLTVENANFANQGIYSASYVGDSPLQGAWMRLIVRNCPSKKWGVNCYKDCPECLNSGVCHDKIGDCICPPGFMGTRCETACREGMFGRNCLESCGSELNCKGLRFCLPDPYGCSCASGWFGSRCDMACHNDMYGPDCKLSCKCQNGGVCNRFSGCQCPTGWRGQHCEKSDRAPQILDLESNLEWNLNSSPKIFCSATGNPLPSHNSFELRKLDATVLKASRTIMDSNKSTAMFEIPRLSAQQGGLWECRVYTDGGWDSRKFNLTIKEPPVPTTAPKLLEKKSKQLQVMPVDSYRGDGPIVSTRLLYKPVENGDSWSSIIVYSEKKPIKLVNLEPSTRYQVRVQLCRPGEGGEGAPGPEAIMETDCPEPTVQPEIDISSVEGRNATVRWRLPTNNGVNSATASGFLVQLFGPPPNSEKLLEETTLLNVLSTKFHNLEYQQDYTVVVHLINCCSQGPPSKPYHFRINSQGPSSPRNIQALPLSMSAIKLKWQPPEDPNGGIIKYIIEYQPVGQGIPHPWVDTDDGNKTTKDVTALNSSTLYQFRVRAFSKVPGEWSKFVQATTQGDGLQSLIPTTQGVVGRPAGDSYQLLVAVVGSVTVTCVTILLALLALFFIRKTLLNRRRTFTYQSGSGEETILQFNSGTLTLTRRPKPTPEPLTYPILEWEDIKFEDVIGEGNFGQVIKAMIKKDGNKMSAAIKMLKEFASENDHRDFAGELEVLCKLGQHPNIINLIGACENRGYLYIAIEYAPYGNLLDFLRKSRVLETDPAFAKEHGTASTLTSQQLLQFAVDVATGMHYLSDKQFIHRDLAARNVLVGDNLVAKIADFGLSRGEEVYVKKTMGRLPVRWMAIESLNYSVYTSKSDVWSFGVLLWEIVSLGGTPYCGMTCAELYEKLPQGYRMEKPKNCDDEVYELMKQCWRDRPYERPPFTQISVQLNRMQEARKAYVNMALFENFTYAGIDATAEEA; encoded by the exons ATGAGGATTATAAATATCATGAGGATTTTGTGGCTGTTGTGCCTCCTCGATTTATCAG ATGCTGTGATCGACTTGACCATGATCTCCACAGCAGAGGCCATCAGCGTGAAACACTTCTCCATCTCTTGCATCAACGGAGAGCGCAGCCCTGCCCAGGTTGTGCTGGACatcaaaaaagacaagaaaatccTCATATTCCCCAAAGAGCCGAGTTTTAAAGTGCAAAAGCCTCGAAACAAGGAGGTGGTGGCCAGAGACTTCCGTGACCTGGATAATATCGGCATCTTCTATTGTGAATCCACTCAGGAAGTTCCCCCGCTTGAGACCGTCACAATGATCAATAACTTTGAGAGAG CAAATTTTGTTCCAACTCACCttacactgactgctaacaaaGGAGAGACGGTTGACCTCAGCATGCAGCTACTCAGCTCCCAAAAGAGAGACGTTACCTGGAAGTACAACG GAAACTACAACTATATGACTCACTGGAATGATATGATCAACCGCACTGCTGTTCTAACAGTGGAGAATGCCAATTTTGCCAATCAAGGCATCTACAGTGCCAGCTACGTTGGGGACAGCCCCCTTCAGGGCGCCTGGATGAGGCTCATCGTCAGAA ACTGTCCCAGTAAGAAGTGGGGTGTTAACTGTTACAAGGACTGTCCCGAGTGTCTCAACAGCGGAGTGTGTCACGATAAGATCGGAGACTGTATCTGCCCTCCGGGATTCATGGGAACGCGCTGTGAGACAG CCTGCAGGGAAGGAATGTTTGGACGAAACTGCCTGGAGTCATGTGGCTCTGAGCTGAACTGTAAGGGGCTTCGCTTCTGCCTACCAGACCCTTACGGCTGCTCCTGTGCCAGCGGCTGGTTTGGGAGCCGCTGTGACATGG CCTGCCATAATGACATGTATGGGCCAGACTGCAAGCTGAGCTGTAAGTGCCAGAATGGAGGAGTTTGCAACCGTTTCAGTGGATGCCAGTGTCCCACGGGGTGGAGAGGACAGCACTGTGAGAAGTCTG ACCGGGCTCCCCAGATCTTGGATTTGGAAAGTAATTTGGAGTGGAATCTGAACTCCAGCCCCAAGATCTTTTGTTCAGCCACAGGCAACCCCCTGCCCAGCCACAACAGCTTTGAATTGCGAAAGTTGGACGCCACTGTGCTTAAG GCCTCTCGCACTATCATGGACTCAAATAAAAGTACAGCCATGTTTGAGATCCCTCGTCTGAGTGCTCAACAGGGAGGATTGTGGGAGTGCAGGGTGTACACCGATGGAGGCTGGGACTCCCGCAAGTTCAACCTCACCATTAAAG AGCCCCCTGTGCCCACCACTGCTCCCAAActgctggaaaaaaagagtAAGCAGCTGCAGGTGATGCCGGTGGACTCCTACCGAGGAGACGGCCCCATCGTCTCCACCAGGCTCCTCTATAAGCCTGTGGAGAACGGAGACTCTTGGTCCTCCATCATAG TTTATAGTGAAAAAAAGCCCATCAAGCTGGTGAACTTGGAACCTTCAACACGCTACCAGGTCCGTGTCCAGCTATGTCGTCctggggaaggaggagagggggcgCCAGGGCCAGAGGCCATAATGGAGACCGATTGTCCTG AGCCCACAGTTCAACCTGAGATTGACATCAGCTCGGTGGAAGGCCGCAATGCCACTGTACGCTGGCGACTGCCCACCAACAATGGCGTTAATTCTGCCACAGCCAGTGGCTTTTTAGTGCAGCTCTTCGGGCCGCCGCCCAACAGTGAGAAACTACTGGAGGAGACCACCCTGCTAAATGTGCTTTCCACAAAGTTCCACAACCTGGAGTACCAGCAGGACTACACCGTGGTGGTGCACCTCATCAACTGTTGCAGCCAAGGGCCGCCCTCCAAACCCTACCACTTTCGCATCAACAGCCAGG gtCCATCATCCCCACGTAACATCCAGGCGCTGCCTCTGTCCATGTCAGCCATCAAGCTTAAGTGGCAGCCCCCTGAAGATCCCAATGGAGGTATCATTAAATACATCATAGAGTACCAGCCAGTCGGCCAGGGGATCCCTCACCCTTGGGTGGACACAGACGATGGAAACAAGACGACCAAAGATGTGACAGCGCTCAACAGCAGCACGCTCTACCAGTTCAGAGTGAGGGCTTTCTCCAAAGTGCCAGGAGAGTGGAGCAAGTTTGTTCAGGCGACGACACAAGGAGACG GCCTTCAGAGTTTAATCCCGACCACCCAGGGTGTGGTTGGGAGGCCTGCTGGAGACAGTTACCAGCTGctggtggcagtggtgggatcGGTAACTGTCACCTGTGTGACTATCCTGCTGGCACTCTTGGCTCTTTTCTTCATCCGCAAGACGCTGCTCAACCGTCGACGGACATTCACCTACCAGTCTGGATCG GGTGAGGAGACTATTCTGCAGTTTAACTCAGGGACTCTGACCCTGACACGGAGGCCCAAACCAACGCCAGAGCCCCTCACCTATCCAATCCTGGAGTGGGAGGACATAAAGTTTGAAGATGTCATCGGAGAGGGGAACTTTGGCCAG GTCATCAAAGCCATGATCAAGAAGGATGGCAATAAAATGAGCGCCGCCATTAAGATGCTGAAAG AGTTTGCCTCAGAGAATGACCACCGAGACTTTGCAGGGGAGTTGGAGGTGCTGTGTAAACTAGGCCAGCATCCCAACATCATCAACCTGATAGgagcctgtgaaaacagag gttACTTGTACATAGCCATCGAATACGCTCCCTATGGTAACCTTCTCGACTTCTTGAGAAAGAGTCGAGTGCTGGAGACCGATCCTGCGTTTGCAAAAGAGCATGGCACTGCTTCCACCCTCACCtcccagcagctgctgcagtttgccGTGGACGTGGCAACGGGGATGCACTACCTAAGCGACAAACAG TTCATCCACAGGGATTTGGCTGCCAGGAATGTCCTTGTAGGAGACAACCTTGTGGCAAAGATAGCAGACTTTGGCCTGTCCCGCGGTGAGGAAGTTTATGTTAAGAAGACAATG GGGAGGTTACCTGTACGCTGGATGGCCATTGAGTCCCTGAACTACAGCGTGTATACGTCCAAGAGTGATGT GTGGTCTTTCGGTGTTCTCCTCTGGGAAATTGTAAGCTTAG gtggCACACCATATTGTGGAATGACATGCGCTGAGCTTTATGAAAAACTCCCACAAGGCTACAGAATGGAGAAACCCAAAAACTGTGATGATGAGGT CTATGAGCTGATGAAGCAGTGCTGGAGGGATCGGCCCTACGAGAGACCCCCCTTCACCCAAATTTCTGTCCAGCTAAACAGGATGCAGGAGGCCAGGAAG GCTTATGTGAACATGGCTCTCTTTGAGAACTTCACCTACGCTGGGATAGATGCCACAGCCGAGGAGGCCTGA
- the tie1 gene encoding tyrosine-protein kinase receptor Tie-1 isoform X3, whose product MRIINIMRILWLLCLLDLSDAVIDLTMISTAEAISVKHFSISCINGERSPAQVVLDIKKDKKILIFPKEPSFKVQKPRNKEVVARDFRDLDNIGIFYCESTQEVPPLETVTMINNFERANFVPTHLTLTANKGETVDLSMQLLSSQKRDVTWKYNGNYNYMTHWNDMINRTAVLTVENANFANQGIYSASYVGDSPLQGAWMRLIVRNCPSKKWGVNCYKDCPECLNSGVCHDKIGDCICPPGFMGTRCETACREGMFGRNCLESCGSELNCKGLRFCLPDPYGCSCASGWFGSRCDMACHNDMYGPDCKLSCKCQNGGVCNRFSGCQCPTGWRGQHCEKSDRAPQILDLESNLEWNLNSSPKIFCSATGNPLPSHNSFELRKLDATVLKASRTIMDSNKSTAMFEIPRLSAQQGGLWECRVYTDGGWDSRKFNLTIKEPPVPTTAPKLLEKKSKQLQVMPVDSYRGDGPIVSTRLLYKPVENGDSWSSIIVYSEKKPIKLVNLEPSTRYQVRVQLCRPGEGGEGAPGPEAIMETDCPGPSSPRNIQALPLSMSAIKLKWQPPEDPNGGIIKYIIEYQPVGQGIPHPWVDTDDGNKTTKDVTALNSSTLYQFRVRAFSKVPGEWSKFVQATTQGDGLQSLIPTTQGVVGRPAGDSYQLLVAVVGSVTVTCVTILLALLALFFIRKTLLNRRRTFTYQSGSGEETILQFNSGTLTLTRRPKPTPEPLTYPILEWEDIKFEDVIGEGNFGQVIKAMIKKDGNKMSAAIKMLKEFASENDHRDFAGELEVLCKLGQHPNIINLIGACENRGYLYIAIEYAPYGNLLDFLRKSRVLETDPAFAKEHGTASTLTSQQLLQFAVDVATGMHYLSDKQFIHRDLAARNVLVGDNLVAKIADFGLSRGEEVYVKKTMGRLPVRWMAIESLNYSVYTSKSDVWSFGVLLWEIVSLGGTPYCGMTCAELYEKLPQGYRMEKPKNCDDEVYELMKQCWRDRPYERPPFTQISVQLNRMQEARKAYVNMALFENFTYAGIDATAEEA is encoded by the exons ATGAGGATTATAAATATCATGAGGATTTTGTGGCTGTTGTGCCTCCTCGATTTATCAG ATGCTGTGATCGACTTGACCATGATCTCCACAGCAGAGGCCATCAGCGTGAAACACTTCTCCATCTCTTGCATCAACGGAGAGCGCAGCCCTGCCCAGGTTGTGCTGGACatcaaaaaagacaagaaaatccTCATATTCCCCAAAGAGCCGAGTTTTAAAGTGCAAAAGCCTCGAAACAAGGAGGTGGTGGCCAGAGACTTCCGTGACCTGGATAATATCGGCATCTTCTATTGTGAATCCACTCAGGAAGTTCCCCCGCTTGAGACCGTCACAATGATCAATAACTTTGAGAGAG CAAATTTTGTTCCAACTCACCttacactgactgctaacaaaGGAGAGACGGTTGACCTCAGCATGCAGCTACTCAGCTCCCAAAAGAGAGACGTTACCTGGAAGTACAACG GAAACTACAACTATATGACTCACTGGAATGATATGATCAACCGCACTGCTGTTCTAACAGTGGAGAATGCCAATTTTGCCAATCAAGGCATCTACAGTGCCAGCTACGTTGGGGACAGCCCCCTTCAGGGCGCCTGGATGAGGCTCATCGTCAGAA ACTGTCCCAGTAAGAAGTGGGGTGTTAACTGTTACAAGGACTGTCCCGAGTGTCTCAACAGCGGAGTGTGTCACGATAAGATCGGAGACTGTATCTGCCCTCCGGGATTCATGGGAACGCGCTGTGAGACAG CCTGCAGGGAAGGAATGTTTGGACGAAACTGCCTGGAGTCATGTGGCTCTGAGCTGAACTGTAAGGGGCTTCGCTTCTGCCTACCAGACCCTTACGGCTGCTCCTGTGCCAGCGGCTGGTTTGGGAGCCGCTGTGACATGG CCTGCCATAATGACATGTATGGGCCAGACTGCAAGCTGAGCTGTAAGTGCCAGAATGGAGGAGTTTGCAACCGTTTCAGTGGATGCCAGTGTCCCACGGGGTGGAGAGGACAGCACTGTGAGAAGTCTG ACCGGGCTCCCCAGATCTTGGATTTGGAAAGTAATTTGGAGTGGAATCTGAACTCCAGCCCCAAGATCTTTTGTTCAGCCACAGGCAACCCCCTGCCCAGCCACAACAGCTTTGAATTGCGAAAGTTGGACGCCACTGTGCTTAAG GCCTCTCGCACTATCATGGACTCAAATAAAAGTACAGCCATGTTTGAGATCCCTCGTCTGAGTGCTCAACAGGGAGGATTGTGGGAGTGCAGGGTGTACACCGATGGAGGCTGGGACTCCCGCAAGTTCAACCTCACCATTAAAG AGCCCCCTGTGCCCACCACTGCTCCCAAActgctggaaaaaaagagtAAGCAGCTGCAGGTGATGCCGGTGGACTCCTACCGAGGAGACGGCCCCATCGTCTCCACCAGGCTCCTCTATAAGCCTGTGGAGAACGGAGACTCTTGGTCCTCCATCATAG TTTATAGTGAAAAAAAGCCCATCAAGCTGGTGAACTTGGAACCTTCAACACGCTACCAGGTCCGTGTCCAGCTATGTCGTCctggggaaggaggagagggggcgCCAGGGCCAGAGGCCATAATGGAGACCGATTGTCCTG gtCCATCATCCCCACGTAACATCCAGGCGCTGCCTCTGTCCATGTCAGCCATCAAGCTTAAGTGGCAGCCCCCTGAAGATCCCAATGGAGGTATCATTAAATACATCATAGAGTACCAGCCAGTCGGCCAGGGGATCCCTCACCCTTGGGTGGACACAGACGATGGAAACAAGACGACCAAAGATGTGACAGCGCTCAACAGCAGCACGCTCTACCAGTTCAGAGTGAGGGCTTTCTCCAAAGTGCCAGGAGAGTGGAGCAAGTTTGTTCAGGCGACGACACAAGGAGACG GCCTTCAGAGTTTAATCCCGACCACCCAGGGTGTGGTTGGGAGGCCTGCTGGAGACAGTTACCAGCTGctggtggcagtggtgggatcGGTAACTGTCACCTGTGTGACTATCCTGCTGGCACTCTTGGCTCTTTTCTTCATCCGCAAGACGCTGCTCAACCGTCGACGGACATTCACCTACCAGTCTGGATCG GGTGAGGAGACTATTCTGCAGTTTAACTCAGGGACTCTGACCCTGACACGGAGGCCCAAACCAACGCCAGAGCCCCTCACCTATCCAATCCTGGAGTGGGAGGACATAAAGTTTGAAGATGTCATCGGAGAGGGGAACTTTGGCCAG GTCATCAAAGCCATGATCAAGAAGGATGGCAATAAAATGAGCGCCGCCATTAAGATGCTGAAAG AGTTTGCCTCAGAGAATGACCACCGAGACTTTGCAGGGGAGTTGGAGGTGCTGTGTAAACTAGGCCAGCATCCCAACATCATCAACCTGATAGgagcctgtgaaaacagag gttACTTGTACATAGCCATCGAATACGCTCCCTATGGTAACCTTCTCGACTTCTTGAGAAAGAGTCGAGTGCTGGAGACCGATCCTGCGTTTGCAAAAGAGCATGGCACTGCTTCCACCCTCACCtcccagcagctgctgcagtttgccGTGGACGTGGCAACGGGGATGCACTACCTAAGCGACAAACAG TTCATCCACAGGGATTTGGCTGCCAGGAATGTCCTTGTAGGAGACAACCTTGTGGCAAAGATAGCAGACTTTGGCCTGTCCCGCGGTGAGGAAGTTTATGTTAAGAAGACAATG GGGAGGTTACCTGTACGCTGGATGGCCATTGAGTCCCTGAACTACAGCGTGTATACGTCCAAGAGTGATGT GTGGTCTTTCGGTGTTCTCCTCTGGGAAATTGTAAGCTTAG gtggCACACCATATTGTGGAATGACATGCGCTGAGCTTTATGAAAAACTCCCACAAGGCTACAGAATGGAGAAACCCAAAAACTGTGATGATGAGGT CTATGAGCTGATGAAGCAGTGCTGGAGGGATCGGCCCTACGAGAGACCCCCCTTCACCCAAATTTCTGTCCAGCTAAACAGGATGCAGGAGGCCAGGAAG GCTTATGTGAACATGGCTCTCTTTGAGAACTTCACCTACGCTGGGATAGATGCCACAGCCGAGGAGGCCTGA
- the tie1 gene encoding tyrosine-protein kinase receptor Tie-1 isoform X2, whose amino-acid sequence MISTAEAISVKHFSISCINGERSPAQVVLDIKKDKKILIFPKEPSFKVQKPRNKEVVARDFRDLDNIGIFYCESTQEVPPLETVTMINNFERANFVPTHLTLTANKGETVDLSMQLLSSQKRDVTWKYNGNYNYMTHWNDMINRTAVLTVENANFANQGIYSASYVGDSPLQGAWMRLIVRNCPSKKWGVNCYKDCPECLNSGVCHDKIGDCICPPGFMGTRCETACREGMFGRNCLESCGSELNCKGLRFCLPDPYGCSCASGWFGSRCDMACHNDMYGPDCKLSCKCQNGGVCNRFSGCQCPTGWRGQHCEKSDRAPQILDLESNLEWNLNSSPKIFCSATGNPLPSHNSFELRKLDATVLKASRTIMDSNKSTAMFEIPRLSAQQGGLWECRVYTDGGWDSRKFNLTIKEPPVPTTAPKLLEKKSKQLQVMPVDSYRGDGPIVSTRLLYKPVENGDSWSSIIVYSEKKPIKLVNLEPSTRYQVRVQLCRPGEGGEGAPGPEAIMETDCPEPTVQPEIDISSVEGRNATVRWRLPTNNGVNSATASGFLVQLFGPPPNSEKLLEETTLLNVLSTKFHNLEYQQDYTVVVHLINCCSQGPPSKPYHFRINSQGPSSPRNIQALPLSMSAIKLKWQPPEDPNGGIIKYIIEYQPVGQGIPHPWVDTDDGNKTTKDVTALNSSTLYQFRVRAFSKVPGEWSKFVQATTQGDGLQSLIPTTQGVVGRPAGDSYQLLVAVVGSVTVTCVTILLALLALFFIRKTLLNRRRTFTYQSGSGEETILQFNSGTLTLTRRPKPTPEPLTYPILEWEDIKFEDVIGEGNFGQVIKAMIKKDGNKMSAAIKMLKEFASENDHRDFAGELEVLCKLGQHPNIINLIGACENRGYLYIAIEYAPYGNLLDFLRKSRVLETDPAFAKEHGTASTLTSQQLLQFAVDVATGMHYLSDKQFIHRDLAARNVLVGDNLVAKIADFGLSRGEEVYVKKTMGRLPVRWMAIESLNYSVYTSKSDVWSFGVLLWEIVSLGGTPYCGMTCAELYEKLPQGYRMEKPKNCDDEVYELMKQCWRDRPYERPPFTQISVQLNRMQEARKAYVNMALFENFTYAGIDATAEEA is encoded by the exons ATGATCTCCACAGCAGAGGCCATCAGCGTGAAACACTTCTCCATCTCTTGCATCAACGGAGAGCGCAGCCCTGCCCAGGTTGTGCTGGACatcaaaaaagacaagaaaatccTCATATTCCCCAAAGAGCCGAGTTTTAAAGTGCAAAAGCCTCGAAACAAGGAGGTGGTGGCCAGAGACTTCCGTGACCTGGATAATATCGGCATCTTCTATTGTGAATCCACTCAGGAAGTTCCCCCGCTTGAGACCGTCACAATGATCAATAACTTTGAGAGAG CAAATTTTGTTCCAACTCACCttacactgactgctaacaaaGGAGAGACGGTTGACCTCAGCATGCAGCTACTCAGCTCCCAAAAGAGAGACGTTACCTGGAAGTACAACG GAAACTACAACTATATGACTCACTGGAATGATATGATCAACCGCACTGCTGTTCTAACAGTGGAGAATGCCAATTTTGCCAATCAAGGCATCTACAGTGCCAGCTACGTTGGGGACAGCCCCCTTCAGGGCGCCTGGATGAGGCTCATCGTCAGAA ACTGTCCCAGTAAGAAGTGGGGTGTTAACTGTTACAAGGACTGTCCCGAGTGTCTCAACAGCGGAGTGTGTCACGATAAGATCGGAGACTGTATCTGCCCTCCGGGATTCATGGGAACGCGCTGTGAGACAG CCTGCAGGGAAGGAATGTTTGGACGAAACTGCCTGGAGTCATGTGGCTCTGAGCTGAACTGTAAGGGGCTTCGCTTCTGCCTACCAGACCCTTACGGCTGCTCCTGTGCCAGCGGCTGGTTTGGGAGCCGCTGTGACATGG CCTGCCATAATGACATGTATGGGCCAGACTGCAAGCTGAGCTGTAAGTGCCAGAATGGAGGAGTTTGCAACCGTTTCAGTGGATGCCAGTGTCCCACGGGGTGGAGAGGACAGCACTGTGAGAAGTCTG ACCGGGCTCCCCAGATCTTGGATTTGGAAAGTAATTTGGAGTGGAATCTGAACTCCAGCCCCAAGATCTTTTGTTCAGCCACAGGCAACCCCCTGCCCAGCCACAACAGCTTTGAATTGCGAAAGTTGGACGCCACTGTGCTTAAG GCCTCTCGCACTATCATGGACTCAAATAAAAGTACAGCCATGTTTGAGATCCCTCGTCTGAGTGCTCAACAGGGAGGATTGTGGGAGTGCAGGGTGTACACCGATGGAGGCTGGGACTCCCGCAAGTTCAACCTCACCATTAAAG AGCCCCCTGTGCCCACCACTGCTCCCAAActgctggaaaaaaagagtAAGCAGCTGCAGGTGATGCCGGTGGACTCCTACCGAGGAGACGGCCCCATCGTCTCCACCAGGCTCCTCTATAAGCCTGTGGAGAACGGAGACTCTTGGTCCTCCATCATAG TTTATAGTGAAAAAAAGCCCATCAAGCTGGTGAACTTGGAACCTTCAACACGCTACCAGGTCCGTGTCCAGCTATGTCGTCctggggaaggaggagagggggcgCCAGGGCCAGAGGCCATAATGGAGACCGATTGTCCTG AGCCCACAGTTCAACCTGAGATTGACATCAGCTCGGTGGAAGGCCGCAATGCCACTGTACGCTGGCGACTGCCCACCAACAATGGCGTTAATTCTGCCACAGCCAGTGGCTTTTTAGTGCAGCTCTTCGGGCCGCCGCCCAACAGTGAGAAACTACTGGAGGAGACCACCCTGCTAAATGTGCTTTCCACAAAGTTCCACAACCTGGAGTACCAGCAGGACTACACCGTGGTGGTGCACCTCATCAACTGTTGCAGCCAAGGGCCGCCCTCCAAACCCTACCACTTTCGCATCAACAGCCAGG gtCCATCATCCCCACGTAACATCCAGGCGCTGCCTCTGTCCATGTCAGCCATCAAGCTTAAGTGGCAGCCCCCTGAAGATCCCAATGGAGGTATCATTAAATACATCATAGAGTACCAGCCAGTCGGCCAGGGGATCCCTCACCCTTGGGTGGACACAGACGATGGAAACAAGACGACCAAAGATGTGACAGCGCTCAACAGCAGCACGCTCTACCAGTTCAGAGTGAGGGCTTTCTCCAAAGTGCCAGGAGAGTGGAGCAAGTTTGTTCAGGCGACGACACAAGGAGACG GCCTTCAGAGTTTAATCCCGACCACCCAGGGTGTGGTTGGGAGGCCTGCTGGAGACAGTTACCAGCTGctggtggcagtggtgggatcGGTAACTGTCACCTGTGTGACTATCCTGCTGGCACTCTTGGCTCTTTTCTTCATCCGCAAGACGCTGCTCAACCGTCGACGGACATTCACCTACCAGTCTGGATCG GGTGAGGAGACTATTCTGCAGTTTAACTCAGGGACTCTGACCCTGACACGGAGGCCCAAACCAACGCCAGAGCCCCTCACCTATCCAATCCTGGAGTGGGAGGACATAAAGTTTGAAGATGTCATCGGAGAGGGGAACTTTGGCCAG GTCATCAAAGCCATGATCAAGAAGGATGGCAATAAAATGAGCGCCGCCATTAAGATGCTGAAAG AGTTTGCCTCAGAGAATGACCACCGAGACTTTGCAGGGGAGTTGGAGGTGCTGTGTAAACTAGGCCAGCATCCCAACATCATCAACCTGATAGgagcctgtgaaaacagag gttACTTGTACATAGCCATCGAATACGCTCCCTATGGTAACCTTCTCGACTTCTTGAGAAAGAGTCGAGTGCTGGAGACCGATCCTGCGTTTGCAAAAGAGCATGGCACTGCTTCCACCCTCACCtcccagcagctgctgcagtttgccGTGGACGTGGCAACGGGGATGCACTACCTAAGCGACAAACAG TTCATCCACAGGGATTTGGCTGCCAGGAATGTCCTTGTAGGAGACAACCTTGTGGCAAAGATAGCAGACTTTGGCCTGTCCCGCGGTGAGGAAGTTTATGTTAAGAAGACAATG GGGAGGTTACCTGTACGCTGGATGGCCATTGAGTCCCTGAACTACAGCGTGTATACGTCCAAGAGTGATGT GTGGTCTTTCGGTGTTCTCCTCTGGGAAATTGTAAGCTTAG gtggCACACCATATTGTGGAATGACATGCGCTGAGCTTTATGAAAAACTCCCACAAGGCTACAGAATGGAGAAACCCAAAAACTGTGATGATGAGGT CTATGAGCTGATGAAGCAGTGCTGGAGGGATCGGCCCTACGAGAGACCCCCCTTCACCCAAATTTCTGTCCAGCTAAACAGGATGCAGGAGGCCAGGAAG GCTTATGTGAACATGGCTCTCTTTGAGAACTTCACCTACGCTGGGATAGATGCCACAGCCGAGGAGGCCTGA